Proteins encoded within one genomic window of Solibaculum mannosilyticum:
- a CDS encoding GH92 family glycosyl hydrolase, producing MNDHLRKLRRPMSFLLSITCILSLCLSTVSATSLDDTSPQEIHFETSFESEDPSPLESKLDGDRSKNVEAVSDVGRLEGDVTHLVCSDTIWGSQDFKAEEGKHNLFDYSTSSKFLTSVKPSESEPVEVGFELEQPAAVQTYLIASGTDEPSRDPSAWTFFGSQDKETWVELDKQQGVTFSSREEKKTFSFSNATAYRYYKIVVTQNCGAPMTQFSELQLASQMVEPAVDLTSLLDPDSVEAPDPVNDIDVISNLFDYNTNSKYVTSTVGTAEQPLTLSFRLKKACETTEYIIASGNDEDGRDPLSWTLYGSSDGADWKVIDKQKNVTFNNRQQKLTFAIAQPGTYQWFKLEIVGNHGAPMTQFSEVQMRGVLPGCATPYIDMSTLDGDPDFNENEGKDKLFDFDTGSKYVTSTIPVDGKTVSVSFALTKPFVIDTYIMGSGPDMPNRNPMDWTLYGSNDGDQWDELDSREGETFRIERDLRSFSFENHTAYQQYKLVISKINGATDVTQFSELHLLGTPADGKEAQVSQAQMTVQAKDGQDMESSPMKTRKSRGPSEAYSNLTSTGWTGWSALEVKGRHMGDEEAYCYNVIYDGLSIPVTQNTNLSYVFFPALDDPDGYDFDFTSQHMAVDLKFSDGTYLSELGARDQYGAIVSPMEQGEADILSYMQWNHIYSNIGSVAQGKTIEQILIGYHKADNPQKDTVFLGYFDDIKIETQPPIEYDHLSDYVNILRGTNNTWSYSRGITTPLVTMPHGFNSIAPATDSKNTTPYVYQLAGSKTVLRHMTITHAASPWLGDWGTWQFMPNTDIDYDSVTTGTDINADRRASTFTHEKEEAKAHYYSVTFEEGTPASNVTMEVTPTSHAMYTRFTFPEDSQNRNLIFDCEWADGGLTFHGDGSFTAYSDHVYGHGEYSPGRANGATRMYIYGVIDQPYEAAKAVDTKMGIIKFGSDTNTVTMKLATSFISEEQAKHNLELEIAENDTFDSTFQKAQAEWDNQLGVIQVEGASFDQKTTLYSGLYRMFAYPTLYSENAGTNEQEEWVYSSPYHSQPTEPVVTSGKMYTINGFWDTYRSAWPAYSLFTPTMAGEMIDGLLEHYKDSGWVSRWVAPGAINCMLGTHADAIFGDAMAKGIQFDYEAAFDASLKNSAVVSDNLDKGGRIQTATSVFRGYVSRDVHESFSWGMEDTINDYNISKMAEILGKTDEAVYYKNRALNYVNYFNEDLGWYMGRNSDGTFRVNSMDEFDPSAWHEKSGYDYCESNAWNMSFTAVQDIQGMINLYGGKEAALKRLDDLFSEDMRGKDVGQREMREVRLGQYNHTNEPSMSITHLYNYLGQPYRTQELTRDVIARCYTGNTIGQGYLGDEDNGAASAWYVFNALGFYPASVGTAEYSITSPLYTKATIRLENGKQLVINAPENSRENVYIQNVKFNGEDYDKVYFTHDQLTAGGVIDFEMGSTPSNWGTGSDAVPSSITSGDAKPKPLADIIPSDVTVASTIEEDKATVVCGTSDETRYLFDNSSDSAGSLKGQNKEIVFYTPEEKVVSMYTLTSDADTSNMPHSFALYGSMDGQEWVLLDSREDQTFQWGKYTRPYALDESKQSPYKYFKFQFDEERDLRLAEIELIGSEAIPEIKVDPSETQLEAGQTTQLTATVTPADAGTIVWRSSDETVATVDENGMVTALKAGEATITASLDTDPSIQSSCIVTVEDKPVIIPEIKVDPSETQLEAGQTTQLTATVTPADAGTIVWRSSDETVATVDENGMVTALKAGEVTITASLDTDPNVFDRCVVTVVEKPVAVDKAKLEELYQAHKDKQKGDYTDETWTAFTEALEQAKDVLEDPSASQDDVDNAYEALLDAISELKEEIPPISSSPEEGSSSEPSQSTGSGSSGTDSPNTDATSSPLPILLLLAASAGVMICVYLKQKTAVK from the coding sequence ATGAACCCAGCCGCGATCCTTCTGCATGGACATTTTTCGGCTCACAGGACAAAGAGACCTGGGTGGAACTGGATAAACAGCAAGGCGTTACCTTCTCCTCCCGGGAAGAGAAAAAGACCTTTTCTTTTTCCAATGCCACCGCTTACCGTTATTATAAAATAGTTGTAACGCAAAACTGTGGCGCACCAATGACCCAGTTTTCAGAGTTGCAACTGGCCAGTCAAATGGTGGAACCTGCCGTTGATCTGACATCGCTTTTGGATCCGGATTCCGTGGAAGCCCCTGATCCGGTCAATGATATCGATGTCATCAGCAATTTGTTTGATTATAACACCAATTCCAAATACGTCACCTCTACCGTAGGAACTGCCGAGCAACCGCTGACGCTGTCTTTCCGGCTGAAAAAAGCCTGTGAAACCACAGAATATATCATTGCTTCCGGCAACGATGAGGATGGCCGGGATCCCCTTTCCTGGACCCTTTATGGTTCTTCCGATGGGGCTGATTGGAAAGTCATCGATAAACAAAAAAATGTCACCTTTAACAACCGCCAGCAAAAGCTGACGTTTGCCATTGCGCAGCCGGGGACCTACCAGTGGTTCAAATTGGAAATCGTCGGCAACCACGGTGCTCCGATGACTCAATTTTCAGAAGTTCAGATGCGAGGCGTCTTGCCGGGATGCGCTACTCCGTACATCGATATGTCTACACTGGACGGAGATCCGGATTTTAACGAAAATGAAGGCAAGGATAAGTTATTTGACTTCGATACCGGCAGCAAATACGTCACCTCCACAATCCCTGTGGATGGAAAGACAGTATCCGTCTCTTTTGCATTGACAAAGCCTTTTGTGATTGATACCTACATAATGGGTTCCGGCCCGGATATGCCCAACCGCAATCCCATGGACTGGACTCTTTATGGCTCCAACGATGGAGACCAATGGGATGAGCTGGATTCCCGGGAGGGTGAAACCTTCCGCATTGAGCGGGATCTGCGCAGTTTTTCTTTTGAGAATCACACAGCTTATCAGCAGTACAAACTGGTGATTTCCAAAATCAACGGCGCAACTGATGTAACACAGTTCTCTGAACTGCATCTGTTGGGTACGCCGGCAGATGGAAAAGAAGCCCAAGTATCTCAAGCACAAATGACTGTACAGGCCAAGGACGGCCAGGATATGGAATCCTCTCCCATGAAAACCAGAAAGAGCCGGGGCCCGTCTGAAGCTTACAGCAATCTGACCTCCACCGGATGGACAGGCTGGAGTGCATTGGAAGTCAAAGGCCGTCATATGGGCGATGAGGAAGCCTACTGCTACAATGTTATTTATGATGGTTTGTCCATTCCCGTCACACAAAACACCAACCTGAGTTATGTATTTTTCCCGGCTCTGGACGATCCGGATGGTTACGATTTTGATTTTACATCCCAACACATGGCCGTTGACTTGAAATTCAGCGACGGCACCTATCTGAGTGAACTGGGTGCCAGGGACCAATACGGCGCTATTGTCAGCCCTATGGAACAAGGAGAAGCCGATATTTTATCCTATATGCAGTGGAACCACATCTATTCCAACATCGGTTCCGTAGCACAGGGGAAGACCATTGAACAGATTTTGATCGGATATCATAAAGCCGATAACCCTCAAAAGGATACGGTATTCCTGGGCTATTTTGACGATATTAAAATTGAAACGCAGCCTCCCATTGAGTATGACCATCTGTCCGATTACGTCAATATCCTGCGCGGCACCAACAATACCTGGAGCTATTCCCGCGGTATTACCACTCCTTTGGTGACAATGCCTCATGGATTTAATTCCATTGCCCCTGCCACCGATTCCAAGAATACAACTCCCTATGTTTACCAATTGGCGGGATCTAAAACTGTTTTGCGCCATATGACCATTACCCATGCGGCATCCCCCTGGTTGGGTGACTGGGGGACCTGGCAGTTTATGCCCAATACAGATATTGATTACGACTCTGTCACCACCGGAACCGACATCAATGCCGACCGCCGTGCCTCTACCTTTACCCATGAAAAAGAGGAGGCAAAGGCCCATTATTACAGCGTCACCTTTGAAGAGGGGACACCTGCCTCCAATGTGACAATGGAGGTTACTCCCACTTCTCACGCCATGTACACCCGCTTCACCTTCCCGGAAGACAGCCAGAACCGCAACCTGATTTTCGACTGTGAATGGGCTGACGGAGGCCTTACCTTCCACGGGGACGGCAGTTTTACCGCCTATTCCGACCATGTTTACGGGCATGGGGAATATAGCCCTGGCCGGGCCAACGGCGCTACCAGAATGTACATCTATGGTGTCATCGATCAGCCGTATGAAGCGGCAAAAGCGGTGGATACCAAAATGGGTATCATCAAATTTGGTAGTGATACCAATACCGTCACCATGAAGCTGGCTACTTCTTTTATCAGTGAGGAGCAGGCGAAACATAATCTGGAGCTGGAGATTGCTGAAAACGATACGTTTGATTCCACCTTCCAAAAAGCTCAGGCGGAGTGGGATAATCAGCTTGGCGTGATCCAGGTAGAGGGAGCCAGCTTTGATCAAAAGACTACTCTCTATTCCGGTCTTTACCGTATGTTTGCCTATCCTACTCTTTATTCGGAAAACGCCGGCACCAATGAACAGGAGGAATGGGTCTATTCCAGCCCGTATCACAGCCAGCCTACCGAACCAGTGGTAACATCAGGGAAGATGTACACCATTAACGGCTTCTGGGATACCTACCGTTCCGCCTGGCCTGCCTATTCTTTGTTTACACCCACCATGGCTGGTGAGATGATCGATGGATTGCTGGAACACTACAAAGACAGCGGATGGGTTTCCCGATGGGTGGCTCCCGGTGCAATTAACTGTATGTTGGGCACCCATGCCGACGCTATCTTTGGCGATGCGATGGCAAAGGGGATCCAGTTCGATTACGAGGCAGCTTTTGACGCTTCCCTGAAAAACAGCGCGGTCGTTTCGGATAATTTGGACAAGGGTGGACGGATCCAGACAGCTACTTCGGTATTCCGCGGATACGTTTCCAGAGACGTCCATGAGTCGTTCTCCTGGGGAATGGAAGACACCATCAACGACTATAACATTTCCAAAATGGCTGAAATCTTAGGAAAAACCGATGAAGCAGTCTATTATAAAAACCGTGCCCTCAACTATGTCAACTACTTTAACGAGGATCTGGGATGGTATATGGGCCGCAACTCCGACGGGACTTTCCGTGTTAACAGTATGGATGAATTTGATCCCAGCGCTTGGCATGAGAAAAGCGGATACGACTATTGTGAATCCAATGCGTGGAACATGTCTTTTACAGCGGTTCAGGATATCCAGGGTATGATTAATCTGTACGGCGGTAAAGAAGCGGCGTTAAAGCGCCTCGACGACCTCTTTAGTGAGGACATGCGCGGTAAAGACGTAGGACAAAGAGAAATGCGGGAAGTGCGGTTGGGACAGTACAATCATACCAACGAGCCGTCCATGTCTATCACCCATCTTTACAATTATCTAGGACAACCCTACCGCACCCAGGAATTGACACGGGACGTGATTGCCCGGTGTTATACCGGCAATACCATCGGTCAAGGCTATCTGGGCGATGAGGACAACGGAGCTGCATCCGCTTGGTATGTGTTTAACGCCTTGGGATTCTATCCGGCCAGCGTAGGGACAGCGGAATATAGCATCACTTCACCGTTGTACACCAAGGCTACAATCCGGTTGGAAAACGGTAAGCAACTGGTTATCAACGCCCCTGAAAACTCCCGTGAAAACGTCTACATCCAGAATGTCAAATTCAATGGAGAGGACTACGATAAAGTGTACTTTACTCATGATCAATTGACAGCCGGCGGCGTCATTGATTTTGAGATGGGTTCTACCCCCTCCAATTGGGGAACCGGCAGCGATGCAGTACCTTCTTCCATCACATCCGGCGATGCAAAGCCGAAGCCTTTGGCTGATATTATCCCCTCCGATGTGACCGTTGCATCTACCATCGAAGAGGATAAGGCAACGGTAGTTTGCGGGACTTCTGATGAAACCCGTTATCTCTTTGACAACTCCAGCGATTCAGCCGGTTCTTTGAAGGGTCAAAACAAGGAGATTGTTTTCTATACACCTGAAGAAAAAGTAGTTTCCATGTATACCCTCACATCGGATGCCGATACCTCCAATATGCCTCATTCTTTTGCGCTTTATGGATCTATGGACGGCCAGGAATGGGTTTTGTTGGACAGCAGAGAAGATCAGACCTTCCAGTGGGGCAAGTATACCCGTCCCTACGCTTTGGATGAATCAAAGCAATCGCCCTACAAATACTTTAAATTCCAGTTTGATGAAGAACGTGATCTCCGCTTGGCGGAAATTGAACTGATTGGTTCTGAGGCTATTCCAGAAATCAAAGTGGATCCATCCGAGACACAGCTGGAAGCAGGTCAGACCACTCAGCTGACAGCAACCGTTACTCCGGCGGATGCAGGAACAATTGTGTGGAGATCGTCGGATGAGACAGTGGCTACCGTGGATGAAAACGGAATGGTAACTGCTCTGAAAGCGGGAGAAGCTACTATTACAGCATCTCTGGATACCGATCCCAGTATTCAGAGCAGCTGTATCGTTACGGTTGAGGACAAGCCTGTGATCATTCCGGAAATCAAAGTGGATCCATCCGAGACGCAGCTGGAAGCAGGTCAGACCACTCAGCTGACAGCAACCGTTACTCCGGCGGATGCAGGAACAATCGTATGGAGATCGTCGGATGAGACAGTGGCTACCGTGGATGAAAACGGAATGGTAACTGCTCTGAAAGCGGGAGAAGTTACTATTACAGCGTCTCTGGATACTGATCCTAATGTTTTTGATCGTTGTGTTGTTACTGTAGTAGAAAAGCCTGTAGCCGTCGACAAGGCAAAGCTGGAGGAATTGTACCAGGCTCATAAGGACAAACAAAAAGGCGATTATACCGACGAAACTTGGACTGCCTTTACAGAGGCTCTCGAGCAAGCAAAGGACGTATTAGAAGATCCGTCGGCCAGTCAGGATGATGTGGACAACGCATATGAAGCCCTGTTGGATGCCATTTCAGAGCTTAAGGAAGAAATACCTCCCATATCCAGTTCACCAGAGGAAGGATCGTCTTCTGAGCCATCTCAATCCACAGGCAGCGGATCATCTGGTACCGATTCGCCAAACACCGACGCAACCAGTTCACCTTTGCCAATTTTACTGCTTCTTGCAGCATCGGCGGGTGTTATGATCTGTGTCTATCTCAAACAAAAGACAGCAGTGAAATAA